The proteins below come from a single Miscanthus floridulus cultivar M001 chromosome 1, ASM1932011v1, whole genome shotgun sequence genomic window:
- the LOC136504189 gene encoding nicotinate phosphoribosyltransferase 1-like: MAAANGDTSRGGGGVPRPTNPMVTPLLTDLYQFTMAYAYWKAGKHLDRAVFDLYFRKSPFGGEFTIFGGLEECIRFIANFKFTEEEIKFLRSVMPTCEDGFFDYLRSIDCSDVEVYAIPEGYVVFPKVPLMRIEGPVAVVQLLETPFLSLVNYASLVTTNAARHRLVAGKSKNLLEFGLRRAQGPDGGISASRYCYMGGFDATSNVAAGRLFGIPIRGTHSHAFVSSFMGIDEITNKALTSSDGSKKCEDFVSLVQNWLIRIQESSSLHGTFGETSQSELAAFTSYALAFPNSFLALVDTYDVMRSGVPNFCAVALALNDMGYKAVGIRLDSGDLAYLSIETRKFFHAIEKEFGVVGFGKTSITASNDLNEETIDALNKQGHEVDAFGIGTNLVTCYAQAALGCVFKLVEINKQPRIKLSEDVTKVSIPCKKKCYRLYGKEGYPLVDIMTGEDEPGPKIGERLLCRHPFNESKRAYVVPQHVEELLRCYWPGTSSNPREVLPSIHEIRTRCIHHLDRMRPDHMRRLNPTPYKVSVSTKLYDFIHFLWLNEAPVGELQ, encoded by the exons ATGGCGGCGGCGAACGGGGACAccagccgcggcggcggcggggttcCGCGCCCGACGAACCCCATGGTGACGCCGCTGCTCACCGACCTCTACCAGTTCACCATGGCCTACGCCTACTGGAAGGCCGGCAAGCACCTCGACCGCGCAGT CTTTGATCTCTACTTCCGGAAAAGTCCATTTGGCGGTGAGTTCACCATCTTCGGTGGCCTTGAGGAATGTATAAGGTTCATTGCTAACTTCAAGTTCACCGAGGAGGAAATCAAATTTCTGCGATCTGTCATGCCTACATGTGAG GATGGCTTCTTTGACTACCTACGTTCGATTGACTGCTCAGATGTGGAGGTTTATGCCATACCCGAGGGTTATGTTGTGTTCCCTAAAGTTCCACTGATGAGAATTGAAGGACCTGTTGCT GTTGTCCAGCTTCTTGAAACTCCATTTCTAAGTCTGGTCAACTATGCTTCTCTGGTTACCACAAATGCGGCACGGCACCGACTTGTTGCTGGAAAGTCAAAGAATTTACTTGAATTTGGACTTCGACGGGCTCAA GGGCCTGATGGAGGAATCAGTGCATCAAGATATTGTTATATGGGAGGCTTTGATGCAACAAG CAATGTTGCAGCAGGAAGATTGTTTGGGATACCAATACGTGGGACTCATTCACATGCATTTGTGAGCTCCTTCATG GGTATTGATGAAATTACCAACAAAGCACTTACTAGTTCTGATGGTTCAAAGAAATGTGAAGATTTTGTCTCTCTCGTGCAGAATTGGCTGATCAGGATTCAG GAATCTAGTTCATTGCATGGTACCTTTGGAGAAACAAGCCAAAGTGAGTTGGCCGCATTCACGTCATATGCACTGGCATTTCCAAATTCCTTCCTGGCCTTGGTTGACACATATGAT GTCATGAGAAGTGGAGTGCCAAACTTCTGTGCTGTTGCTTTGGCCCTCAATGATATGGG GTACAAGGCGGTTGGAATTAGGTTGGACTCCGGTGATTTAGCATACCTATCCATTGAGACCCGCAAGTTCTTCCATGCAATTGAAAAAGAATTTGGAGTTGTTGGCTTTGGGAAAACAAGTATCACAGCAAGCAATGATCTTAATGAAGAAACTATAGATGCCCTGAACAAGCAG GGCCATGAGGTAGATGCATTTGGTATTGGCACCAACCTAGTTACATGCTATGCACAAGCTGCACTTGGTTGTGTATTCAAATTAGTCGAGATTAACAAACAGCCTCGCATTAAGCTTTCTGAAGATGTCACAAAG GTATCGATACCATGTAAGAAAAAATGCTACAGATTGTATGGCAAAGAAGGATATCCGTTGGTTGATATAATGACTGGAGAAGATGAGCCAGGTCCAAAG ATTGGTGAAAGGCTCCTGTGTCGTCACCCTTTCAATGAATCAAAGAGAGCGTATGTTGTTCCGCAGCATGTTGAGGAATTATTGAGGTGCTACTGGCCTGGAACTTCAT CGAATCCACGGGAGGTGCTTCCATCCATCCATGAGATTAGGACTCGGTGTATTCACCATCTGGACCGAATGAGGCCAGACCATATGAGGCGGCTGAACCCAACACCTTACAAG GTAAGCGTGAGTACTAAGCTGTATGACTTCATCCATTTCTTGTGGCTCAACGAAGCGCCTGTTGGAGAACTGCAATGA
- the LOC136455782 gene encoding uncharacterized protein → MATDTEEAEKAFRSAEERFLVDDLDGALRVVRNAKRHLASLPALESALAAYEVHAAARGGRNCWYAVLGVGQPEPVTHDHDAIKKRYRRLCLVLHPDKNRSAAADGAFKLLQRAWEVLSARHPPGTGSDPGSGLGPGTGAKPRPPPAGAPDPDWWSSFFRNSPPAGAPVRDWWSSYFRYKPPPERTWSSYGYTPPPPPFSSRYARKKGTAYCGHCGSESESAAGGGHRGTPGGRCHSCGTPFNPPPAQQSQAEGASAPPPAGSAAEPPPRDPPPRRQRDDDEREKFTCPTECSRCKTPFSSLVSRGMCKLRCQACSYDAFVYVYDRHRAIAF, encoded by the coding sequence ATGGCGACCGACACGGAGGAGGCGGAGAAAGCCTTCAGATCGGCGGAGGAGCGCTTCCTCGTCGACGACCTCGACGGCGCGCTGCGGGTGGTCCGGAACGCCAAGAGGCACTTGGCGTCGCTCCCTGCCCTGGAGAGCGCCCTCGCGGCGTACGAGGTCCACGCCGCCGCCCGCGGCGGGAGGAACTGCTGGTACGCGGTGCTCGGCGTCGGCCAGCCGGAGCCGGTCACGCACGACCACGACGCCATCAAGAAGCGGTACAGGCGCCTCTGCCTCGTGCTGCACCCGGACAAGAACCGCTCGGCGGCCGCCGACGGTGCGTTCAAGCTGCTCCAGCGGGCGTGGGAGGTGCTCTCCGCCCGCCACCCTCCGGGAACTGGCTCTGATCCCGGCTCCGGACTCGGACCCGGCACCGGCGCCAAGCCCAGGCCGCCGCCGGCCGGAGCGCCCGACCCCGACTGGTGGTCCTCGTTCTTCCGCAACTCGCCGCCGGCCGGAGCGCCCGTCCGCGACTGGTGGTCGTCGTACTTCCGCTACAAGCCGCCGCCCGAGCGCACCTGGTCATCGTACGGctacacgccgccgccgccgcccttctcGTCGAGGTACGCGCGCAAAAAGGGCACCGCCTACTGCGGGCACTGCGGCTCGGAGTCCGAGTCCGCCGCGGGAGGCGGCCACCGCGGCACGCCCGGCGGCAGGTGCCACTCGTGCGGCACTCCCTTCAATCCGCCGCCGGCGCAGCAGAGCCAGGCGGAGGGTGCCTCAGCCCCGCCCCCGGCAGGCAGCGCCGCCGAGCCACCGCCACGTGATCCTCCGCCGCGGCGGCAACGTGACGATGACGAGCGGGAGAAGTTCACATGCCCCACCGAGTGCTCCCGGTGCAAAACGCCCTTCTCGTCGCTGGTGTCCCGTGGGATGTGCAAGCTCAGGTGCCAGGCCTGCTCCTACGACGCCTTCGTCTACGTGTACGACCGCCACCGGGCCATCGCTTTCTGa